TTTTTTTCTATCTTTAATTAATCAGCGCTGGCTTTATTATTTGATAACCAGGCGTCAAACAAGTAAGACCAACTTACAACCGGGACGATTGATTGAACTGAACTATCAGACGGAGGGCTCTGAAATTTATGCTAAGTTCTTGATAGCTATGCAGGATTTGATAAAGATAGTTGCAGATATCTGTTCTTCACTTGCCAAAGCGCCTTTGGAGGATTATTTTAATAAGGATTTTAGGAATCTGGTAGTGAAGGAAGCAATTAGTCCAGCGGGAATTTTGCAGAACTTAAAAGAGCTTGATTTGGACGCCAGAGAAAAACTTCTAATGATTATGGCTAAGAACAATGTCTGGAATAAGCAGAAAATTAGCGAAAAAAAATACGGTGCAGAAAATATTGCTTTGCAAACTGCCCAAAAAGATGCTCAACTACAGCTGGCAGATTATTTGATCCTAAAACTCTATCTTCCTGAACAGCAAGAGATTATGGAGATATGGTCAATCATTCTGGCAGAATATGATCGTCTCATATATCGCTATAAAAATCTTACCTACAATGATGTAACTTGGTTTACTTTTGAAACGCTCTTCAGTGAAGAACCGCCCTTTTTGAATCCAGAAAGTGCTGTTTCCGCTACGGAATTTTATCAGTTTTTAACGCACAGAACCCGTTTTCTGCTGATAGATGAATTTCAGGATACTTCCTTAATTCAATTCAATGTGCTGAAACCAATAATAGAAGAAATCACTGCGGGAGAAGGTTCCAAACCTTTTGGGGGAGTGATTGTAGTGGGTGATGAAAAACAATCTATCTTCGGTTGGAGAGGCGGAGAAAGAGATTTATTGCTAAATCTGAAAGATATTTTCCCTGCTCTGAAAGAAGTGGAAATGGAAACTCTGAAACAAAGCTTCCGCTGCGGACCAACCTTGATGGAATTTGTCAATCAGGTTTTTAATAATGAAGCATTACATAAAATCCTGCACGCCAAAGAAATGAAGTGGAATTACAGCCGCATTGAAAGCCAAGAATATAGAAAAGAAGAAGGCACGGAAATTGAATTCTGTCTGCATAATGCTTCTTTCAGTGCCGCTAATAAAGATCCTGATGCAGATATTTATACGGATTTTGTGAAACGAATGGTAATACCTGCCTTGGAAGCTGATTCTTCCGGTTCCATTGCCGTTTTATGTAGAACCAACGAAGATCTTAGAAAAATTCAACAGGCATTGGACATTTCCGGAACAACCAGTTTGTTCCAACCGAACCGGTCTATAATTGAATATCATTTGGTAGCCCCTTTGCTATCCTGGCTAAGGTTTTTGGCTTGGGGTGACTGGATAGATTTTATTGCTTTTCTGCGTTCGGATTATGTTCTAATCAATACAGATGTGCTAAAACAAACGCTCATTATTATTTCCGAAACCCTCGCCATCCAAAAGAAATATCAAAAACCGTTTGCGATTAATTTTGCTGCTTTACCTTTGGTTAACGAATTTTATGAACTTGCTTTAAGCCAAAAAGGGAGAAATGCCACAGATATCTGCAGAGAAATTATAGATATCTGTTTACCCTGCCAAAAAACGAATGAGCGCGATTATCTAAATTTACAACGCTTCCTGGATATTGTATCCACCCGATTGTTAACGGAACCAGAAAAAGGAACTTCCCTTCCGGACTTGCTAACCTATTTAACAGAAAACGCTGCCTCCGAAGATTTTACCCAAGTATCCGTAAATGCCGGAGATGGTTTGCAACTACTTAGTTTCCACAAATCCAAGGGATTACAATTTAAGCGGGTTTTTGTTTTCTATAATTTTTCTACGGGGCATAGGGACTCAGACAATAAATTATCCTGGGCTTTGGACTATGAGGATAAGACCTTTAATAAAATCAAAGATTTCTGCCTAAGCTTGCATTATCAAAAAATCTTGGCTTTATCCAGTTATGCAGACCTCTATTTGCAGGAACAAAAAAGAAATCAACTGGAAGAAATGAATAACCTCTATGTTGCCTTTACCCGTGCCGAACAAAAACTGCACCTTTACTTTAACTATCAATGCAAAGACGGGTGGGATTTTTATTATAATGCCAATAAGGAAAACAAATTGGTAGTAACTCTTTGCGAAGCGGTGAACGAAATATTTATCAATTCTGAACCTGACGAGCGAGGCATATATACTAAAAAAAGTTGCTTCAAATTGAATGAGAAAGAAGAGGGCAATGTATCCGATAGTTCAAAAACAACACAGCAACTAAATGGTTCGCAGCTGAAAATCCGGCATTCCAGACCTGACTGTTGGGATGATTATCTGCCTGCGGAACAAATCAAAGTGCCCAATCTGAAAAATTACTATTTGCTGGAACGACCGAATTTAATTGGCGATTTAATGCATTATTATATGTCTTTCATTATCAGAAATGAGGCAGATGAACATAAATATGCTTGGCTAAGATGTCTAAACCGCTATGGTTCCATTTTTGTCAGCGCTCAAATCGGTTCTTATACGCATCGCTGTCAAAATACCTGCCAAAATAATCCTTTTCTGTTTGCGGCGCAGTGGGATAAAATATTTACGGAACAGGAAATACTTTGGGAAGGAAAACTGATGCGAATTGACCGTCTGATGATAAATACAGCTGAGAAAGAAGCATTGATAGCGGATTATAAAAGCGGAGATATTTATGATTCCAACCAACTTTTAAATTATAAAAATGCGCTTTTAAAACTACCTGCCTTGCAAGGTTATAAGATCAATACCCAAATTGTAGTTTTGTAAACATTATGTAGATAGTTAGAATTTATGATGCCTAAAGTCGATTAGCCCTATATTGAAAGGACTATAGAACTTCTAAGGGTAGTATAGCAAAAACTAACTGGAAATTAGTAACTTGAAGGGTATCTAACAAAAGTATTGACTAAATAGGCAAGTAAAAAGAAAAGGATAAATTAGAAAAAAGTGCAAAGGAAACGCTATGCTGAAAGCGAAAATCTATGTTCAACTCAAAGCCAGTGTTCTTGATCCGCAAGGCAAGGCAGTAACCAATTCCCTTCATAATTTGGGTTATGCTGATGTGCTTGAAACTCGCATCAGCAAATATATAGAGATGAGTTTCACGAGTGATGACAGAGAAAAAGTAAGCCAGCAAGTGGATCAAATCTGCAATAATCTTTTGGCTAATCCCAATACAGAGACCTATCATTACGAAATAGTATCAGTGGAGCAATAATTTTGAGGATCAGCGTTATTACTTTTCCCGGTTCCAATTGTGATCACGATGCTTATCGAGCTTGCCAAAGCAGAGGACATCAAACAAAACTTATCTGGCATAAAGACACTAATCTGGAACATCCGGATTTGGTTATTTTACCGGGCGGGTTTTCTTATGGCGATTATCTTCGCTGTGGTGCATTGGCAAGGTTTTCTCCCATTGTCCAAGAAGTTATGGCATTTGCTAAGAAAGGTGGTTTACTGATGGGTATTTGCAATGGTTTTCAGATTTTAACTGAATGCGGTTTGCTGCCGGGAACATTATTGATGAATTCTTCGTTGGAATTTATCTGCAAACATCAATTCATAAAAGTGGAAACACAGGCAAGTCCTTTCACTTGTAGCATTTATAAAGGTAAAGTGTTGGATATACCAATAGCGCATAAAGAAGGAAATTACTTTATAGATGGCAATGGTTTAAAACAATTGCAGGATAACGATCAGATCCTTTTTCGCTATTGTGACTCAGAAGGCAATATCAATATGGAAAGTAATCCCAATGGCTCTTTAGATAATATAGCAGGGATTTGTAACAAGCAACGCAATATTTTAGGAATGATGCCACATCCTGAGCGTTCCACAACCGAAACCGTGATTAGTAAAGATGGAAGGCAGATTTTTGAAGCCGTTGAAAAGGCCTTGGCTTAATTTGCTGGAATTGATCATTCCACCCGCCTGTTTGGTTTGCGGAGAAAGAATAGAAGACCGCACTCAAGTTATTTGTGCAGATTGTGAAACGAAAATAGCATTTATGGGAGAGGGAACCTGTCCTGTTTGCGGCAGCGAAAATACAGAATTTCCCTGTGAGGTCTGTGCGGAAGGTAATTTTGAGTTTGATTCCGCTCGTTCCGTTTTTCATTTTTCTGGCGCAGTGAAAGAATTGATTCATATTTTAAAGTATGAGGGCTATGTATCCCCCGCGGGATATTTTGCTTTGCCGATAGCGGAGATGATTGATTCCGAACCAGATTTTAAGAACCACGATTATATTTGTGCCGTTCCTTTACATAGAGTACGCAAAAGGGAGCGCGGCTATAATCAGTCAGATCTGATAGCTTTTGCAGTGGCAGCATTGACTAATCTGCCTTATGTGAATCCTATAAGAAGGAAAATAAACACTTTTAGCCAGACCTTGCTTTCCCGTGAACATAGAATCCAAAATTTAAACGGCGCTTTTACCGTTAAAGACAAAAAACAGGTGCAAGGGAAAAAAATAATACTGATTGATGATGTATTTACCACTGGCAGCACTTTAAATGAAATCGCCAAAACTTTGCATTGTGCAGGAGCTGATAAAATCAGCGCCATAACTGTTGCGAGAGCTTAAAAGATGAATAAAGATTTTTGGGAAATCCGTCCCGAAACCTCAGAAAGCGAAATCAACGAAATGATTGAGAAAGTGGCAAAATTCATTGCAGAGCGTCACTTAGCTCCTGCGGGGATTTTACTTTTTGAATCCATTCGTCCCTTGCACGGTATTGGAAGTCAGGCACTATTTATGATTTTACCGGTGGCAGAGATTATTTTTGATTCTCAAAAATATCAGCAGTTTGCCATAATGATGGAAGATGAAAATAACCTAAAAAAACTAATCAGCAGAATGGATGAGCTGGATGAACAATATACGCGCGAACGCAGAAAAGAAAACCGATTAAAAAAACAACATCGCAGAGCTAAAAGAAAAGCGCTGCTTCATAAAATATTTAAAACCGGAAATAAAACTGCTTGAATAAGTGGAGGATATATGCAATACGACGAAAAACGCCTTACGCGCATTGTGGCAACTGATTGTGGTAGCACAACGACTAAGGCAATATTGATTGAATGGGTGGATGGAGAATTTCGTCAAACCATACGCGGTGAGGCACCTACAACAGTGGAAGCGCCTTTGAACGATGTTACCAAGGGTGTTATCAATGCCACCCAAGAATTGGAAGAATTGGCGCGTCTGAAGTATCACAATACCAATATCAGATTTATGGAAAATGGGGAATTTGTTATTCCGCGCCAAGGTGATGTAGGTGTAGATGCTTATGTATCAACATCTTCAGCTGGCGGAGGTTTACAAATGATGGTTACAGGCGTAGTTGCAGCTATGACAGGTGAAAGTGCAGAACGCGCTGCTTTGGGTGCTGGGGCAATTGTTATGGACCTTATTGCCAGTAACGATAAAAGAATGAACCACGAAAAAATTGAACGCATCCGCCAATTAAGACCTGATATGATTTTAATGGCTGGCGGTGAAGATGGTGGCACTGTAAAACATGTGGTGGAAATGGCAGAACTGGTTGCCAGTGCAGACCCGAAACCCCGTTTAGGTTCGGGCTATAAATTACCGGTTATTTATGCAGGAAATAAAGATGCCAGGGAAGAAATTATCAAAGCGTTGGGCGAAAAAGTGGATCTGATTATTACCGATAACATTCGTCCCAAACTGGAAATTGAAAATCTCCTGCCGGCAAGAGAGAAAATTCATAATCTCTTTATGGAACATGTTATGAAACAAGCGCCGGGCTATAACAAACTTATGGAATGGACTATAGGTCCTGAACATGAACAAGTTCCCATAATGCCAACCCCTGCAGCAGTGGGAAATATTATGCAAGCAATAGCCAAAGAAGAACAGATTGAAGTAGTGGGAGTTGATATAGGCGGTGCCACAACAGATATTTTCAGTGTGTTTACCAAGGATTTTATTTTTAACCGCACGGTTAGCGCCAATTTGGGTATGAGTTACAGTATATCCAATGTTTTAGCATCAGCGGGTTTGGACAACATAATGCGGTGGGTGCCTTTTGATATTAACGAAGGCGAATTGCGTAATATGATAAAAAACAAAATGATCCGTCCTACCACGGTTCCTTCGCTTTTGGAAGAATTGGTTTTGGAACAAGCAATAGCAAAAGAAGCATTACGGCTGGCTTTTGAACAGCATAAGTCCTTTGCCAGCTCCTTAAAAGGAATGCAAAAACAGCGTGATATTTCCGAAGCGTTTAGTCAATCCGTTTCCGGAGAAACAATTGTGAATATGATGACCCTTGACCTTTTAGTAGGTAGCGGGGGAGTTCTTTCGCATGCTCCGCGTAGAAATCAGACCGTTATGATGTTGATTGATGCCTTTTTACCGGAAGGAATTACGCGTCTTTCCGTAGATAGCATTTTTATGATGCCTCATTTGGGTGTGTTATCCGAAATTAGTTCCAAAGCAGCTACAGAGGTCTTTCGTAAGGATTGTATGGTTTATTTGGGAACTTGTGTTGCTCCCGTTGGCAAATGCAAAATCGGCAAACCAGCTCTTTATGCCAAATTAGAGCTTCCTGATGGCTCTGTGTTTGAAGAAGATATCCCCTTTGGGGAGATGCGTTTGATTCCCTGTGAAGTTGGCAAAGTTGCAAAGGCAACGCTTAAAACACACAGTGGATTGATTTTGGATAAAGAAAAAAAGAAAGAATTAACCGTTGATCTGCATGGTGGGAAAGTTGGTATCGTTTTAGATACGCGTGGTCGTCAACCTTTTGTTCTTCCGGCAGAAAAATCAGTTCGGATTGCCTCCCTTAAAAAGTGGATGAAAGAACTGATAGTATATCCTGAACATATTTTAGCATAGGAGGAGAAAAAATGGGACAAGCATATTCTGCAGGATTAACCGTTACCGATAATATCATCTTACGCAAGGAACGCATTTTGCCACTTAAAGGGCAGGTTCTCGTTAAAATTGGCGATAAAGTTAAAGCCGAAGATGTTGTAGCTGAGACCTTGCTCCCCGGCAAAGTTTTACCTTTCAACCTGGCTAATAAATTGGGAGTAACTCCACAACAATTAGTTAATTACATCAAAATTCAACCAGGCCAGCAGATAACCAAGAAAACGGTTTTAGCTTCCAATAAAGGACTTTTTGGGCTCGGAATAATGAAAACGGAAGTTCTATCACCTATAGAGGGTGAAGTAGAAAATATCTCTTCCGTTACAGGACAAATTTTATTACGCGAACCACGCATTCCGGTTCAAGTAAAGGCATTTATTGATGGCTTGGTGACTGATATTATTGAAGATGAGGGTGTAATTATTGAAAATAAAAGTGCCTATATTCAAGGAATTTTTGGTTTGGGAGGAGAGACCTCTGGCGAATTAAAAATACTTGCCGATACCCCAGATGCCGAATTGGATGTAGCCAAAATTGATGCTTCCTGCGCTGGGAAAATTATTGTTGCAGGAGCTTTTGCGCCTTACCACGCCATAGACATTGCTCGTAAAAATGGCGTTAAGGCCATTATAACCGGCGGATTAGACGACGAAGACATTAAAAAATTGCTCGGTTATGATATCGGAGTTGCCATCACAGGACACGAAAACATCGGCATCACTATCGTCTGCACCGAAGGTTTTGGCAGAATTGATATGGCTAAAAAGACCTTTGACCTCTTGAAACGCTTTGAAGGACATAAGACCTCTATCCATGGCAGAACCCAAATTCGCGCCGGTGTTATCAGACCCGAAATCATTATTCCGCTTGTATTTGACGAGAAAGAACTGGTCACCAAAGAGGCAAGTATGCCCGTTTTGGAAATTGGAACTGTCATCAGAATAATCCGTCAACCGCATTTTGGACGCATTGCCAAAGTTACAGCTTTGCCGGAAGAATTGACAAAAGTGGAATCGGAAACGCTGGTTAGAGTTCTGGAAGCGGAATTTGAAGACGGAACCAGAATTATTCTACCTCGTGCCAATGTGGAAGTGATAGAATCATAACTACTTAAATTGCAACATATTGCAGTAGAAATATAGAATAAACATATTTAGGAAAGCAGTTGCCGAATTTCGATTTGGCAGCTGCTTTTGACTGTTAATATTGGGAAATCGTCTGTGGTTATTTCCGCTAACAAATTGTAGATGGCGCACTTAATTTTATAAATCTCAAGCCCGGCTTCGCAAGTTTGCTATTATCTTGAGCTATTCCATAACCGCCAAAAATGGCAGATACAAAGCGCAAATTTGGCAGCGCTACCTAATCGTCATTTTGGCAAACCATCCATTTCTTGCTTAATTAGCTGTCGTGGGGATGCGGTGGCGCTACTTGGCTAATATCCACAATGCACCACCATAGCTCCGCCATTACTAATTAGGTAAGAATTAACTATCTATTGTTCTCATATTATCATAAGCTACAAGGGGAATCATACAACGGCGTTTACCTGGAAATATATCTTGTGAAACAATTGTAAGCGAAACAGGTTGAGTGTATAAGTAAATTTCAGAAAACTATCGCAGCAAAAAAAAGCGCTGTAAAAAAATCCTTGACACTATCGAAAGTTTGAAAAGAAAGGAAATTAGAAATATTGTAAAGGAGTTACAATGAAAAAAATTCTCTTAGTCATTAGCGCCCTTACCCTAATTTTTATTCTTGCAGGTTGTGCTAAGGGTCCCGAAAGCGTTGCCCAAAAATTCGTAACTGCTTGGCAAAAAGGAGATACGAAAGAAATGGAAAATCTTTCCACTCCCGATAGCAAAGCGATGCTGGGTATGTTCT
Above is a window of Candidatus Cloacimonas sp. DNA encoding:
- a CDS encoding UvrD-helicase domain-containing protein gives rise to the protein MMTENNCRIICASAGTGKTYRLSLEYISLILQYYGTSEFSPDNILVLTFTRKATAEIRERIVNHLELLLSENEQDLEKQNELLKNLRELREEENIPLSDLEKNLLFSARKEIICDQSRLQVMTIDSYTGQIFRNIVRPLRNIERYNIDTEAVKKIMPFLFNHLMKPDFRNRLQRLLSRKVSRSLDDYTAFFLSLINQRWLYYLITRRQTSKTNLQPGRLIELNYQTEGSEIYAKFLIAMQDLIKIVADICSSLAKAPLEDYFNKDFRNLVVKEAISPAGILQNLKELDLDAREKLLMIMAKNNVWNKQKISEKKYGAENIALQTAQKDAQLQLADYLILKLYLPEQQEIMEIWSIILAEYDRLIYRYKNLTYNDVTWFTFETLFSEEPPFLNPESAVSATEFYQFLTHRTRFLLIDEFQDTSLIQFNVLKPIIEEITAGEGSKPFGGVIVVGDEKQSIFGWRGGERDLLLNLKDIFPALKEVEMETLKQSFRCGPTLMEFVNQVFNNEALHKILHAKEMKWNYSRIESQEYRKEEGTEIEFCLHNASFSAANKDPDADIYTDFVKRMVIPALEADSSGSIAVLCRTNEDLRKIQQALDISGTTSLFQPNRSIIEYHLVAPLLSWLRFLAWGDWIDFIAFLRSDYVLINTDVLKQTLIIISETLAIQKKYQKPFAINFAALPLVNEFYELALSQKGRNATDICREIIDICLPCQKTNERDYLNLQRFLDIVSTRLLTEPEKGTSLPDLLTYLTENAASEDFTQVSVNAGDGLQLLSFHKSKGLQFKRVFVFYNFSTGHRDSDNKLSWALDYEDKTFNKIKDFCLSLHYQKILALSSYADLYLQEQKRNQLEEMNNLYVAFTRAEQKLHLYFNYQCKDGWDFYYNANKENKLVVTLCEAVNEIFINSEPDERGIYTKKSCFKLNEKEEGNVSDSSKTTQQLNGSQLKIRHSRPDCWDDYLPAEQIKVPNLKNYYLLERPNLIGDLMHYYMSFIIRNEADEHKYAWLRCLNRYGSIFVSAQIGSYTHRCQNTCQNNPFLFAAQWDKIFTEQEILWEGKLMRIDRLMINTAEKEALIADYKSGDIYDSNQLLNYKNALLKLPALQGYKINTQIVVL
- the purS gene encoding phosphoribosylformylglycinamidine synthase subunit PurS, whose protein sequence is MLKAKIYVQLKASVLDPQGKAVTNSLHNLGYADVLETRISKYIEMSFTSDDREKVSQQVDQICNNLLANPNTETYHYEIVSVEQ
- the purQ gene encoding phosphoribosylformylglycinamidine synthase I — translated: MRISVITFPGSNCDHDAYRACQSRGHQTKLIWHKDTNLEHPDLVILPGGFSYGDYLRCGALARFSPIVQEVMAFAKKGGLLMGICNGFQILTECGLLPGTLLMNSSLEFICKHQFIKVETQASPFTCSIYKGKVLDIPIAHKEGNYFIDGNGLKQLQDNDQILFRYCDSEGNINMESNPNGSLDNIAGICNKQRNILGMMPHPERSTTETVISKDGRQIFEAVEKALA
- a CDS encoding ComF family protein, which produces MKRPWLNLLELIIPPACLVCGERIEDRTQVICADCETKIAFMGEGTCPVCGSENTEFPCEVCAEGNFEFDSARSVFHFSGAVKELIHILKYEGYVSPAGYFALPIAEMIDSEPDFKNHDYICAVPLHRVRKRERGYNQSDLIAFAVAALTNLPYVNPIRRKINTFSQTLLSREHRIQNLNGAFTVKDKKQVQGKKIILIDDVFTTGSTLNEIAKTLHCAGADKISAITVARA
- a CDS encoding glutamate mutase L; its protein translation is MQYDEKRLTRIVATDCGSTTTKAILIEWVDGEFRQTIRGEAPTTVEAPLNDVTKGVINATQELEELARLKYHNTNIRFMENGEFVIPRQGDVGVDAYVSTSSAGGGLQMMVTGVVAAMTGESAERAALGAGAIVMDLIASNDKRMNHEKIERIRQLRPDMILMAGGEDGGTVKHVVEMAELVASADPKPRLGSGYKLPVIYAGNKDAREEIIKALGEKVDLIITDNIRPKLEIENLLPAREKIHNLFMEHVMKQAPGYNKLMEWTIGPEHEQVPIMPTPAAVGNIMQAIAKEEQIEVVGVDIGGATTDIFSVFTKDFIFNRTVSANLGMSYSISNVLASAGLDNIMRWVPFDINEGELRNMIKNKMIRPTTVPSLLEELVLEQAIAKEALRLAFEQHKSFASSLKGMQKQRDISEAFSQSVSGETIVNMMTLDLLVGSGGVLSHAPRRNQTVMMLIDAFLPEGITRLSVDSIFMMPHLGVLSEISSKAATEVFRKDCMVYLGTCVAPVGKCKIGKPALYAKLELPDGSVFEEDIPFGEMRLIPCEVGKVAKATLKTHSGLILDKEKKKELTVDLHGGKVGIVLDTRGRQPFVLPAEKSVRIASLKKWMKELIVYPEHILA